Below is a window of Onychostoma macrolepis isolate SWU-2019 chromosome 06, ASM1243209v1, whole genome shotgun sequence DNA.
TAATCTATGCTGTGGAGGAACATCGAGGTGCCCATGACAGTCTTGTCTGTCAAGCAGGTAACCTTGAATACCCAATGAGCGTGAGGTCAGGTAGTCGTTCACATAATGGTCCCCAACATGAACTACACTGGAGGCTGGTACACCACACCGTACCAGTGCCTGGGTAAAAATAGCAGGGTCTGGTTTAGCAACCCCAGCTTCTTCTGAGGTCAGGAGAAATGAGAAGTGAGCGAGAAGTCCACATCCCCTCAGGATCCCTTCCAAACGCTTGTCGAAGTTGGACACTACACCTTGATTGAGTCCTAAAGCGGTGCAGAACTTGAGGGTGCTATTAGAATCAGGAAACACCTGACGGTGACACAATTTGAGATTATAAAAATCCAACTTCCTCATTTTAAAGTCAGAGTAAGATACTTCAGCATACTTGCCTATCTATATTCAAGCTATTTCAATTTGTCATTTTAGAGGATAAGAGAGGACTGGCAATGGAGAAGTGTATTGAACGAGCGCCCCCTACAGGGGATTCAGGaattagtaataaaaaatacacttaaaatactgagtttgaaagaaaaaaatatatattttaaaggctAAAATATCTGAGAAGTCAAATACCCCTTACCTCCCAGTTTTCTGGTCCACAA
It encodes the following:
- the hdhd3 gene encoding haloacid dehalogenase-like hydrolase domain-containing protein 3, with product MRGPVRWVLWDVKDTLLKVRRSVGEQYCSEAERAGLKLPAAQVETAFRQAYRHQSRLFPNYGRAQGMSSQVWWTGLVRDTFAQCGVDDLALLDRLANNLYHKFCGPENWEVFPDSNSTLKFCTALGLNQGVVSNFDKRLEGILRGCGLLAHFSFLLTSEEAGVAKPDPAIFTQALVRCGVPASSVVHVGDHYVNDYLTSRSLGIQGYLLDRQDCHGHLDVPPQHRLQSLDELPARLKQDTD